The sequence below is a genomic window from Nostoc flagelliforme CCNUN1.
CGCGGATTTCTACCTCCGCATCTACAACTTCGTAGACTCGTTCGGCGGAAGCAGCTGATTGAGCGATCGCAGGTGCAGCAAATCCAATCAACAAAATTGGTTGGAGAATCAAGGCTAGGTAGGAGTTAAACGCTACCAGTTCGCCAATGGAGAACTTCTGCCCAATCACTTGCGCTCCCCCGTAGGCGAAAACTGCCAGTGTTACTAAGTTACTCACCAAAAAGAGAAACGGGAAGGTATTGTGGATGGCGCTAATGGTCTTCATGTTTGCCCTGACTAGACCATCATTTAGAGTCGTGTAACGTGACCTTTCGGTTGACTCCCGGACAAACGCTTTCACCACCCGAATTCCTAACAAGTTCTCTTGCAATACAGCATTGAGGTCGCTTAGTTGCTCTTGTACTTGCCGAAAAAGTTTATTATTCCGAGTGACAAATTGTGCCATCAACCATGCATTTAGAGGCACTGCCGTTAGCGTAATCAGTGCTAGTTGCCAGTTCATCACCAGCAAAACCACTGAAATACTCACCAATGTCACAATTGAACTGATGACCTGAATTAAGCTAGTGCCAACAAAGGTACGGATCTGCTCAATATCGCTGGTGACACGGGTTAACAGTTGGGAAGTCTGCGCTTGATCGTGATAACTGAAACTGAGATTTTGAATTTTGCTGAAAATTCTGTTTCGCAGGTCATAAGCTACACCTTGAGACGCTGCTTCTGCTAAATAGCTTTGTCCAAAGTTAAATAAACCACGAGCGATCGCGGCGAGTACCAGCCAAGCGGCGCTGTATAGCACAATTTGCAGGTTTTTTTGCGTGATCCCCTGATCAATTCCCCACCGAAATAGTTGTGGGGTAACTGCGTTTGCGATCGTCAACAGCAAGAGGCTGGCCAATGCTCCCAGCGAAGTCCATCGGTAAGTGCTTAAACTCTTAAGCACACGCTGGGTTGACCGTATCGACGAATTTTCCTGGAGTTCTGGTTGCTGAACCACTGGAATTCACCCCTGTATCTTTGGAAAATTATCTCGTATTTTGATGGTAAAAAACCAATCCACCAGTATACAATGTGGGATCTATTTCTGGTGACAAGTCCAAATTTTGGTTCAAATTTTGGGACAACGGCATGGGAAAATACCTCTTTGGTAAGCATTGCAGCTAATCCATTCAAATACCTCAAAAAACCAAAGAACAAGAATAATGGCTCAAAATTTTCATAGCAATTCCCAACTTTCCTCGGATATGTCAACTGCTATCAATCGCACAGCAAAGCCAAGTTCTGAGTTCTACTCTATTTTTTCGGAAGAAGAAGTTTTAGGGATAATTCATGCATTAGAAGTCAGACGAGAAATACCTCTAAAGTATTCTTATAAAGGTAGAGGCGCAAAAATCTGGGACGATTTTTATCTAAAATATGTTATCCCAACATGGTATCGAACATCGAATGTAGAAATTGACCTTTTAAAAGAAAATTTTAACTACTTAAATGGCAATATTAAAATTGGCGAAAAAGTAAATATTGTAGACGTTGGAGCAGGAAATTCATATCCAGTTAAAATTTTTATTCAAAGACTTAATAAATTAGGAAAATTAAATAAATACATTGCTTTAGATATTAGCGAGGAATTGCTTAATTTATCCAAAAACAATTTTACAAAATGGTTTCCTCTTGTCGAGTTTATCAGTTCCACAATTGACATAGAAAATAGTTGCGTACCCACAAAATTATTCCAAAATAAAGCTAGCCTGGAAATTGACGACACAGCAAAAATATTTTTCCACTTAGGTGTTACTATTGGTAATCATCAAAATAGAGATGAGGTACTAAAAAACTTTAGAGATAGCATGGGAAAAAATGATTTACTGGTGTTTACTAATGAAACTGGTACTAACTCTAAATGGGATGGAAATGTGAGAGGTGGCTGCAAGTACCACGTAGAAGAAATATATGGATGGGTTCAAAGCAAGATTGGAATTAAATCTGAAGATTGTGAATTGGTGAGAAAGTATGATTTAAAAACAGATAGTATAGTTGCTAATATTAAATTCCACCATAATTACACTTTACATTTTAGTCAGATGGGGATAGATAAGAAGATTGAAATATCTGAAGGTGAAGAAATTACTATTTGGCGACATCATAAGTATGAAATCCCTAAACTTTTGGAAGAACTAGAACGTTCTGGGCTGCAACTTCTTCACTATAATATTGACAAATACAAATCACATCTTATGGTGATTTGTAAGGTTGCTAGTAGCTAACCTTTTTGGCGCGGTGGGGTTCTCCAGGTTTAATAAATAATCAAGCGGACATAATAGACCTCTTGCATAAATCAAAAATAAAGAACCCCACCCCGCATTTGCTAAAGTTGCTCTGTTCGATCACTGGTGAGATCAGTAAAAGGGACTCAATACTTGGGATTAGGGATTGGGAACTGGGTGTAAAACCCTTAAAATTATGGTGGGGGCTTTTACCCACCACCAAATTTTAAAAAACTTGTTGCTTGTACCCAGTACCCAGTACCCAGTACTCCTTCTTGCGTTCATCAAGAACACCAACTTTTATGTATGGTGGGGGACTCCGACGCTCGTTCCTCGCTAACGCTACGCTATCGCTAACGCTACGCTATCGCCGCGACCTGTTGAAAACTTTTTGAGTTGCATTCTTACTCAGTACACTCAAGGGCTAACCCTCAGTTTATCTGGTTTTTGGCTTAACCGAACCGTATTGATGGTCGAGGGTAAGAGCGATCGCAAAGAACATTCAACTTCATCGGCGTAGTTTACCGCCGTAGGCATCGCTTCCATGACACTGCATCAAGGACGATCTCCTGATCCATCCCTACACTGTTCAATAGCTTTAAATGTAGTGCTTATGGAGCATAGCTTATAGCTTTTCAAGCGTGCCCTTCGGCTATAAACGTAAAAATACACACTGGTATTTGCTTTAATGTGTACTTTAGTAAAGATTTTAGAGGAATATCCGTAAAGCTATCAGCTTGATAATGATTAATTTATATATGTTTCCTTAAACATGAAATAACAGGACTAGGGGTATGAGTATCTTCAGAACAGAAAACCGGCTTAAGCTTAAAAGTTTTATTAGGTAAGGATTCTCCCGACAACGAAGGTCATTGACTTTTAGCGATCATCAAGTCATTACTGAACGAGAAAATAAGGGTTTTAGGTTCTAAAAATGCTTGTTTTACTCATGTAATATCTCTTAACCCGGTTTTCTGCGCGAATGCTACTCATACCCTAAATTAAGTAAGGCTTTATGCACATAATGAAATTTCTGTCAGTGCGTAAATCCTACACTCAACAACAGTACCAAACAAGGAAAGAAAACCATGTCTAACACAACAATCCATTTACCACCACAAATCTTTAAAACTTGGATTAATTCTCAGGAAGAAGATGAGCAGGATTTAATAGTTTATAGACCGGAAGGATTTCCATTTCCTCCTGCTAGATTTCGGGAAAAATTGAATTTCAAAGAAAATGGGGAATTCATTCTTACTGTTCCTGGTGCCGATGATGTACCAAAAGGAATTCAGGGAACTTGGGAATCTAGCGTAAAAGATAAAATTCTCGTCCAATTTCCCAATTCGGAAATTGAAGGTTTTATCCTGCAAATTGTATTAATTGAAGAAGAAATTTTGAAAGTTCGCAGATTTCCTATTGAACCATAGGTCACAAGAGGCAGGGTAGCAGGGGGAAAGGGGGAGATACTGGAACGGGGCTTGATACCCCGTCCCAGTCCAAGCAAGCGTCCTTTATGACGGGGCTTGTAACCCATGTTCCGCTCTGCTCCACGCTCTTGAGAAGGTCTTGTTGCCATTGGCATCATAAATATAGGTTTTTGCGTAATAATTTAGATACCATAATGGCACTCTGTAGAATTTTATAGGTCTTTTAGCGAAGATTTTTCCGCTCTGTCTCTAATATGGCGTTAAATATTTCTGATAATGCTAAAAAATCAGTTTGGCTTGGCTTGTGCATCAATTAAATGTACATCAAACGTGGTATAGGCTGAGGAACTGGACGCCCTAAATCCTTAGCAGTTTCTATCCATTCCTGCATCACTAATTCTACATTATGCAGAGCTTCTTGATAAGTATTACCGTCAGCAGCACAGCCTGGTAATTCTGGTACTTCAGCAATAAAGGCTTCATCTAATTCACTCCAATAGAGAATAACTTCATAGCGAAACATCATTTTTACTTCCTAGCTTATACTTGACAATTACTGCACGAACTTGTTTAATTTGATAACTTTTGGCTTTCCCTCTCTTATGTTGCAGATTCAATATTTCCTCAACATCGGCTTTGATAAAAATACGATGATCGCCACGAATCCGTTCCTCAAAGCCTAGTCGATATAAAAGCTGCCACAGTTGGGCGAAAGGGATGTCTGTATCAGAAGTCCCAGAGAGGATCTTTTCTAAGAGTTTGTCTTGCTGACTCACGTTTTTATGGCTGTCTTAATGCTTCTATAGTCTCATATTTATTGAAAATCAGGTTATATGTAAGTGTTTACTCAAATTTACAAGTTATATAGGCAACTACAGAGGGCAAACTGTTCAGATTGCTCATATCATAATGCTGAGGTATAAATCCGTCTCAGTTAACGTAAAATATTGAGTAATAAATATTACACAAATATGAAAAACCAAATTCTAGCCATAGCTGCTTTTTTAACCACAATTAGTTTGGCAACAACCGTACAAGCAGCAAATTCTGAACACGTTAAACAGTTATTGGCAACCAAGCAATGTCAAAACTGCAATTTGACTAATGCAGGTTTAGTGATGGCTGACTTATCTGGAGCCAATTTGAGCGGTGCTAATCTTACAGGTGCTAACCTCAGCCGGGCAAACTTGAGTGGCGCAGATTTACGCGGTGCAAACTTAAGTGGTGCGAGTTTATTTGGTGTTAACCTGAGCGAAGCTAAATTTAGTGGAGCAAATTTAGCGGGTGCTGATTTGAGAAATACTTATTTAGCAAATGCAGAACTGACTGGTGCTTACTTGAATGGCGCTAACTTCCAAGGTGCAGTTGGTATACCATCACAAATTGCTACACCAGAAGAATTTTATGCTTTGGGTGTAGCAGAAGCGCAAAAAGGCAACCAACAGCAAGCAATTAGTTATTTTAATCAAGCGATCGCTATTAAACCAGAATATGCAGGTGCTTATTTAGCTCGTGGTATCGCCCGTTACCAAATACTAGATAGACAAGGTGCATTTCAAGATGCCCAAATTGCTGAAAAGTTGTTTACATCCCAAAGCAATACCCCTGGAACCCAAACAGCCCAAGCTTTTATTAAAGAACTGCAAACACCGGTAAATGAGAAGGTAAGTGCTGGTAGTCCCAGTTTTGTGGACTTTTTGGGAAGTCTTGGCTCAGTCTTGCTCCAGTTCTTCCCTTTTTAAAGAGGATAATAACAAATGACAAATGACAAATAACAAATGACTTTATCTCAGGAATTATGGGCAGTAAATCAAGACTTAGCCCAAGCTTGCCTAGAGCATCCTTTCGTTCAAGGTATTGGCGATGGTACTCTTGAGCAAGTGAAATTTGCTTACTACGTAGGGCAAGATGCTTTTTTTTTAGAAGCTTTTGCCCGTGCGTACAGTATTGCCGCAGCTAAAGCACCAGACTGGTTAGGTTTCACCACATTTCATAATTTAGCTAGTGGAGTTTTAGAAGAACTGCGGCTGCATAGTGGCTATGCTTCTGGGTGGGGAGTCAATTTGCATTCTGTAGAACCAGGAGCCGCTACCCGCCACTATACTGACTTTTTGTTAGCAACTGCTTGGGGTGGAGATGTGGGCTTAACTGCTGCGGCGATGTCTCCCTGTATGCGTTTGTATGCCTTTTTGGGAGAAAAGTTAGCTGCTAACGGCATTCCTAATCATCAATATGCAGACTGGATTCATACTTATAGCAGCGCAGATTTTCAACCATTAACACAACAATTAGAAGATTTGGTTGACAATTATGCCGCTAGCAATTCTGTTGTGCATTCAACCTATCGTTATGCGATGTTTTGCGAACGCGACTTTTTTCAGGCTGCCTGGATTTTGGAGTAAGGTAGCACAGCTAGCTGTGCTAACCCATGAACTTAACGAATAATAGTTGCCCAATTAAGTAAAATAAACTTAGGCATTGCTTAAGCTGCCTTTGCCGTTAGTTGCAGTTTGGATGGGTTGAGTAGTTGGAACCGCAACAACTGAAGGAACTTGTGAAATAGATTTTTTACTCGTACTCCCCTTTCGGCTAGAGCCGCCTGCCTTTGAATACTCCATGCTGTTTCTGCCGTAGACAGTCGCAACTCCAGTAAGCATTCTTTCAGACAGTTCTGAGAGTGCATTGTCCATCTGAGTTATCGTCTTACGAGATTCCTCAAGATTAGACAAAAGCGTATTATGAACTTCTAGCGTGGCACGGGTGTTATCGATAAGGCGGGTATAAGCTTCAATGCTTAATCCATGCCCTAAATCTAGATTTTCATTGATGGATTTAAGCAGGGCGAGACGGCGTTGAGCTTTGTCTACAGCAGCAGAACCGCGAGTTTTTAAAGACATGGGAAATATTTCTGGAATAGTTCTATTTCAAGATACTGGGATGTGTTTCTGCGTGATAAGAGTAGTTTTGGGGATTTAATTAAAACTGAATAACCGAGACTTAGCCTGTGTTTATATTTATTGATTCGTATCTGTTCTTGTTTCGGGATAAACGTAATTAGCAAATGCGATCGCTCAACAAGCAAATGCGATCGCTCAACAAGCAAATACTGTCGCTTAACAAGCAAATGCGATCGCTCAACAAGCAAATGCTGTCGTTCAACAAGCAAATGCGATCGCTCAACAAGCAAATGCGATCGCTCAACAAGCAAATGCTGTCGTTCAACAAGCAAATGCGATCGCTCAACAAGCAAATACTGTCGCTCAACAAGCAAATGCGATCGCAAGCGTAGCTAGCCGTAGGCATTGCTTGCTGTCAAGGCGTTACATGGCGTTGCATAATAGAGGGATGACTTGAGTCTTGGCGTTGGACAAAGTGCAGAGTGGCACAAAGAATTAAGCGTTTTCCCGATCTCCTACTCTTATTTTCTCATCCAAAAACTTTAACTGTTGGTATATACAGCTAATCTGCGGTAAATTCACATCTGCTGCTTGCGCTTTCCGTAATGGGTTCCCAAAAATTGCTTCTACTTCCAAAGGCCGCCTTTCGTCGTAGTCAATTTTCATACTGGTACGATAAGGCTTCATCTTCACGGTGTAATCCAGCATTGTTTGAATGAAGCTATCAGGAATGATGCGTCCGCAACTTTTCGATCCTGCTGCAACTTCATACATCAACTGTTCAACTAATTTGCGGGTGTGAACATAGGACATTAATTCATCTGTTCTAGCGTTGAGAATTACAGACAGTCCATTATAGGGAATATTCCATACTAATTTTTTCCATCGCCATTGTAATAAGTCTTCAGCTAATTCTATTGAGATACCAGCACTTTTCAAGTCATCGGCAATTTGCCGCATCTTATCTGTAATCCCAGTAGGATCATAGCCAGAAGCATATCCCCCTACGGTAATTTGTCCATAGTCGAGGTGGCGGATATGTCCTGCTCCAACTTTATTGGAACAGAGAAAACACAACCCACCAATAATGTTGACATTGCCAACAATTTTGGCAACTTCTTCTTCCACCGCCAGTCCATTTTGCAATACCAACACTACCCCATCATCCCTAACGAGCGGCGGTAACATCTGCGGCAATAAATGGTTTTGTGTCGTCTTTAGCGCTATCACCACCACATCGCATTGTGGCATTTTTTCTACTTCATTGTAGGCATTGACTTGAGCCAGGGTGAAATCACCATCTTTTGACTCAATAATCAAACCAGATTTACTGACATATTCATAATCACTCTTCAGCAAAAAGTGAACATCTAAACCAGCTTTTTGCAGTTTGGCACCATAAAAGCCACCTAATGCACCAGTTCCTAGAATGGCGTAGCTACGGTTGGACATTTTACTAACAAAGAGATTTTTATATAAATGATCATAAGGCGAATACGTTGTATACGGGGTAAAATTAGCATCCGTTCAGAAACTTACGCGCTTGGACTTGATGACCTGTTTTCAACATTCTGGCCACTTGAGAGAAATTTGTACCAGTTGAAGCCTTTAAAATTTAGGAGCTTCAAACCCATAAAGAAAATAATAGTTAACAAAAGTGCGTAGACGCGTAGCGGCTTGTCGTTAGACCTCCCCTGTTGTGGAAGAATGTCCGATCGCATTATTAGCTGCTTGAATTGTCTCACCTGTAGGTGGTAGACGTGATTATTCTAGTTGTAGCTTGAGGCGATCGCAGTGAAACCCAACGAATAATCTATGATCGAGAAGCAGACTTGATTTACTGGAGTGCTTTGCATGGTTTCAGCAGAATTAATCTCTACTTTGCGAGAACTTAGTCGAGCAGATAAGTTTTACATTATGCAGGTTTTAATCTCAGAGTTAGCCCAACAGGAAACCGAGCTGATTAAGCCCGATCAGTCTTATCCTGTGTGGTCGCCTTATGATGCAGTTGAAGCCGCAGATACCATGTTAAAAGTGCTAGAAGCTGCTAAAACTCAAGACCATGCGTAACGCACAACGGTATAAATATCTCTTGACTGCTGTAGCCACGTTTAGCCCTGCTGCTGCCCATTGAGACAAGATAAACTCACCTTCTAGCAACGCTCCAGTTTTGCTCGTCAAGGGCGTGATCAAAATGTCTTGAGAAACGTGTGGCGCACTTACAACAACAGCAGGTCTAACTTTTGAACTGGACAAATCTGAAAAGGGATACTGAACCAAAATGATGTCATTTTTAGAGTAGTTCGGCATAGACATCATCCTCAGCGTTATCCCAAACTGATGAGAGTGATGTTTGACTGGTTTGAAGCCAAAATTCAGTTTCATCATCAGGAAGCAGCGTCACTAACACTCTTGTCAGGGCAAACGCATCTAAATTACTCTTGATCACAACGAAGAATAAGAACCAACGAAAAAACCAGGATTTCGCGCTTGATTATTTTTTAAGCCCCAAAGCGATGCCTGCGGCGGGCTACGCCAACGCCTAAAATTTTCGCAATAAGTAAGAGTTAATGACATTGTTTTTAGCTCTATTGAGAATAGACTTTGCTTATTGACATGATGCGGCCGCCCTGACACTCTTGTCCCTTCCGGTAATTCCTCTGACTCCAGCAATTCGATTTTTCCTTCCCGAACAGTAGCCCAAAACGTTTTTAGCATATCTGTTTTATGAATAGTCATGCTTTAATTTTATGCTTCGATAGTTGATGAGGAGCGATCGCCTTGCAGAAAACCTCAAAAATAAAGCGATCACCTATTGCGGAAGAGTGAGCAATCGCCTTGCAGAAAACCTCAAAAATAATGCGATCGCCTTGCAGAAAACCTCAAAAATTAAACGCTCACCTGTTGTGGAAGAGTCAGTGCGATCGCATTACAGAAAACCTCAAAAACTAGGCATAGAGGCGTGGTGGCTTGTCGTTAGACATCGCCTGTTGTACAAGAGTAAGTGCGTTAGCGAAGCTCACCGTAGGTATTGCCTTGCAGAAAACCTCAAAGCAAAGCGATCGCCTGTTGTGGAAGAGTAAGCGATCGCACTTCATAAGCCACAGCTAAAGCAATATTTTGCAATGCAAAATGCTAAATTCTTTTATTTAAACCTCGTCTATGTTGAAACCCGTAGTTTTTCCTCGTCAGGGTCAAGGTGATTTTTCACCCACAAGCGATGCCTACGGCGGGCTACGCCTACGCTAATTTCAAAGGGATTGGAATTAATATCTTGCTCAAATAAATGAACCCGTTCAATCAGTTCTGTAGAAGATTGATAGCATGTATGGTAGGTAACATCTTCACGTAACCACTGCCATAGGTGTTCAACAGGCATAAAGTCAGGACTGTAAGCAGGTAAGGGTTGCAAATTGATTTGTAAAACCGCCAAAGCATCTTTTACCGCTTGTGCTCGATGATTTGGAGCACCATCCCAAATTAAAGTGATGTCGCGCTCGCTAAATTCGGTTCTCAGATGCTTTAAAACATCAATTGTATTAAATTGGTCAGCCTTGAGGTAAGGAAAAATCTTGACTTTGGCATAGTTGTAAACATAAACTCCATAGAACGAAACTTTTTCTCTTCCAGGAGAGCTAGAACTCACCCAAAAACGCTCACCGGGGAATTGACCAACCATAACCTTCATCAGTATCAAGATGAATGTGGGCTTCGTCGATGAAAATCAGTAAATGACCATTATGGAGAGCATCATCCAGTAAGCTTTGAAGTGTTGCCAAAAATTCAGCACGTTTTTTACTATTAGCTTTATTCAAGAGTTTACGTGCTTTTTTCCAAGACAAACCTAAATTTTTCAGGGTTTTACGCACTGATTCACGGCAACACTTGAGATTAAATTCCTTCTCAATCCAATTAACTAACCGCTTCAATGTCCAACGCGGCGGCTGTGCTTGATTGTTTTGTCTATGTTGTGGTGGTGTTGCTGCTAATTCTAGGGCTTTACGGATTTCGCAATCGAGCGCTTTGTCTATCTCTAGTGAAAAAGGGGGGGATAACCGCCTGTATGCCGATATTTTAGTGTTTCCATACCTGAGCGATTATAACGATGTACCCACTCCATTACTGTCTGAGGGTTGCGTCCTGTTGAGCGACCTACTTGTGTCGCACTTTTTCCATTACATATTTCATACAGTGCCATTAAACGCTCACGAGTTCTCGCATGATCTGCTCTTAAGGCAACACTCTTAAGATTGAGGCACTCTCGTTCCAGCGATCGCATTCTACTTTGAGCATTTCTGTTTTATTTTCTACCACACCTGTTATCCACAGTAATATGTTTTTTGCAAAAACTCCAGTTTTCAAGATGGATGAGGTTTATAAAGGTTTTTTGAAATTTATATTCAGCACAACAATAATTGAATAATTAAAAGTACGATACTATAGATGCAACAAATCAGATATGTCCATCTAATATGAGTAACAATTTATTAAGCAAAAATATTACAGAACAAATGCAGGAAGAAGCAGAGATACAAATCCGTGACAAGAAAAAAGTCGTTGACTATAACACAATTGAGTACCCTATTGAAGTTATATTTCAAAAATACCTAAAAGGTCTTAATGATGATTCTAATGAATTATTTATTCCAGATTACCAAAGAGCGATGATTTGGGATGAAAAAAGGCAATCTAAATTTATTGAATCTATTCTATTAGGTTTACCTATTCCTTATATTTATGTTGCAGATACTTCAGGGAAAGCAACAGACGAAAATCCTTTAGAAACAAAAGATTTAGCTCGTTTAGAAATCATAGATGGAACACAAAGGATTCGCACTTTAGCTAATTTTATTAATAACGAGTTATCTTTACAGGATTTAGAAAAGTTAGATAAACTGAAAGGATTTAGATTTTCTAGTCTACCTATTGCACGTCAAAGACGTTTTCAACGAACAACTATAAGAATGATTCAACTAACAGAAGATGCTGATGAAGAAACTCGTAGAGATTTATTTGAAAGAATCAATACGGGTAGTGTTGAATTAAATCCAATGGAAAAAATTAGAGGTATTAGAAGAGGGCCTTTTCTTGATTTGATAGATGAATTAGCGAAGTACCCAAAATTTCTTAGTCTTTGTGATTTTACAGAACCCTCAATTAGGAGAGTAGAACCCCAAGAATTCGTTTTACGATTTTTTGCTTTTTTAAATAATTATGAAAGTTTTAATAAAAATATTAATGAGTTTTTTGATAGTTATGTACAGGAACTTAATAAAGCTGAATCAAATACTCTAGAAAATATGAAAAATGAATTTTATGCAATGATTGATTTTGTTGAAATGTATTTTCCAACAGGTTTTAGACAAGGCAAGAAAAAGGATAGAACAACAACTCGAATTAAATTTGAATCTCTTGCTGTTGGTATAACTTTAGCTTTAAGACAGCAAGAAGACCTCAAGCCCGCGTCAGTAGATTTTCTGGATTCAAAAGAATTTATAGGATACACTAGCAGTGATGCTAGTAGTTCTAGAAATAAAGTTATTCGTCGTATTGAATATGTCCGCGATCAGATTTTAGGTACAGTTGAGTGAAAAAAATATGGTTCTTCAGTACTTGTTATGCCAAATTATTAGTTAAATATTGTAATATTATGTTGAAAAGCATATCAAATAATAACTAAAACCTTTATTAGAGTTGACATTTAAGGCATTTTTGTTAATTGATATAAATATAACAATAATATTTTTTGGTGTATTTAGAGTCGTGGTCAACAAAAAAGATATTAAAATTCTAACAGAACTTCTTGGTTTAGAGAATGTAAAAGTCATATCACATCGTCTTCATGATGGGATTGGAATTATTTTACAAACCGAATCGAAAATATCAAATAGTATTTGTCCTAAATGTGGTACAAAAAGCCATAAATTGCATCAAAATCATCGATACATTGTTAAAGATTTACCCTTTGGAGACAAACCAGTATTTTTAGAAATTAATAGGCGACAATTCAAATGTGATAAATGTAAAAAACCGTTTAGCGAAGACCTAGATTTTGTGAGAAGAAAAAGGACTTACCCCTCTTTTGTCACTTTCCGTGAGGGCGATCGCTAGAAGCCTCATGAGGCAATGAATACAAGCTATACTATTAGAAAAAAATCGGTCTTGTATTTGTTATTAGGAAATAATCGCGCGATCGCAGGCTATACAAAAGCTCTAGAATTCAGAAATGGCAAAAGTTTTCGGAGAGTGACAGAAGAGGGGTATACAAAACGTCTTGCTCACAAAATAATACAAGAAGTTTTAGAAAACGATATTCACAGTATCGCCTCAAAAGGAATACTGACAACAGAAGAAATAGAACGGATCTTAAAGGATGCATCAGAACAATTATCAGATTCAAAACCTTTAAACTTAAAAAGACTTGGAATTGATGAGATAGCTCTGG
It includes:
- a CDS encoding DUF262 domain-containing protein, with product MSNNLLSKNITEQMQEEAEIQIRDKKKVVDYNTIEYPIEVIFQKYLKGLNDDSNELFIPDYQRAMIWDEKRQSKFIESILLGLPIPYIYVADTSGKATDENPLETKDLARLEIIDGTQRIRTLANFINNELSLQDLEKLDKLKGFRFSSLPIARQRRFQRTTIRMIQLTEDADEETRRDLFERINTGSVELNPMEKIRGIRRGPFLDLIDELAKYPKFLSLCDFTEPSIRRVEPQEFVLRFFAFLNNYESFNKNINEFFDSYVQELNKAESNTLENMKNEFYAMIDFVEMYFPTGFRQGKKKDRTTTRIKFESLAVGITLALRQQEDLKPASVDFLDSKEFIGYTSSDASSSRNKVIRRIEYVRDQILGTVE